From Ramlibacter tataouinensis, the proteins below share one genomic window:
- the acs gene encoding acetate--CoA ligase, translating to MSNIESVLVENRVFPPSEATVKAARISGMPAYEAMCHEAERDLEGFWARLAKDNVVWTKPFTTTLNESNAPFYKWFEDGELNASANCLDKHVGTPVENKTAIIFEADDGAVTRVTYKEMLARVGQFANALKAQGIKKGDRVIIYMPMGVEGVVAMQACARIGATHSVVFGGFSAKALNERIIDAGAVAVVTANYQMRGGKELPLKSIVDEGIGMGGCDTLKTVLVYMRTATACNMVAGRDKTFAEVLEGQGSDCPPVAVNAEHPLFVLYTSGSTGKPKGVQHSTGGYLLWAKLTMDWTFDIRPDDVFWCTADIGWITGHTYVAYGPLAAGATQVIFEGIPTFPHAGRFWQMIEKHKATVFYTAPTAIRSLIKAAETDEKVHPKNWDLSSLRILGTVGEPINPEAWMWYYRNVGGERCPVVDTFWQTETGGHMITPLPGATPLVPGSCTLPLPGIMAAIVDETGKDVPNGAGGMLVVKRPWPSMIRTIWGDPERFKKSYFPEEMGGKLYLAGDGAVRDAKRGYFRITGRIDDVLNVSGHRLGTMEIESALVAKTDLVAEAAVVGRPDDLTGEAICAFVVLKRARPSGEEAKQIAADLRNWVAKEIGPIAKPKDIRFGDNLPKTRSGKIMRRLLRSIAKGEAITQDVSTLENPAILEQLAQTN from the coding sequence ATGAGCAACATCGAATCTGTCCTGGTCGAGAACCGCGTCTTTCCCCCGAGCGAGGCCACCGTCAAGGCGGCGCGCATCTCGGGCATGCCGGCGTACGAGGCGATGTGCCACGAAGCGGAACGCGACCTCGAAGGGTTCTGGGCGCGGCTGGCCAAGGACAACGTGGTCTGGACCAAGCCCTTCACGACAACGCTGAACGAGTCGAATGCCCCCTTCTACAAGTGGTTCGAGGATGGCGAGCTGAACGCCTCGGCCAACTGCCTGGACAAGCACGTTGGCACGCCCGTCGAGAACAAGACGGCCATCATCTTCGAGGCCGATGACGGCGCGGTGACGCGCGTCACGTACAAGGAGATGCTGGCCCGCGTCGGCCAGTTCGCCAACGCGCTCAAGGCCCAGGGCATCAAAAAGGGCGACCGCGTGATCATTTACATGCCCATGGGCGTCGAAGGCGTGGTGGCCATGCAGGCCTGCGCGCGCATCGGCGCCACCCACAGCGTGGTGTTCGGCGGTTTCTCGGCCAAGGCGCTGAACGAGCGCATCATCGACGCTGGCGCGGTGGCGGTGGTCACCGCCAACTACCAGATGCGCGGCGGCAAGGAGCTGCCGCTCAAGTCGATCGTCGACGAGGGCATCGGCATGGGCGGCTGCGACACGCTCAAGACGGTGCTGGTGTACATGCGCACGGCCACCGCCTGCAACATGGTGGCGGGCCGCGACAAAACCTTCGCGGAGGTGCTCGAGGGGCAGGGCAGCGACTGCCCGCCGGTCGCCGTCAACGCGGAGCATCCGCTGTTCGTGCTGTACACCTCGGGCTCCACCGGCAAGCCCAAGGGCGTGCAGCATTCCACCGGCGGCTACCTGCTGTGGGCCAAGCTCACGATGGACTGGACCTTCGACATCCGGCCGGACGACGTGTTCTGGTGCACGGCCGACATCGGCTGGATCACGGGCCACACCTACGTGGCCTACGGCCCGCTCGCCGCCGGCGCCACCCAGGTCATCTTCGAAGGCATCCCGACGTTTCCGCATGCCGGCCGCTTCTGGCAGATGATCGAGAAGCACAAGGCGACGGTGTTCTACACGGCGCCCACCGCGATCCGCTCGCTGATCAAGGCGGCCGAGACCGACGAGAAGGTGCATCCGAAGAACTGGGACCTGTCCTCGCTGCGCATCCTGGGCACGGTCGGCGAGCCGATCAACCCGGAAGCCTGGATGTGGTACTACCGGAACGTGGGTGGCGAGCGCTGCCCGGTCGTGGACACCTTCTGGCAGACCGAGACCGGCGGCCACATGATCACGCCGCTGCCCGGCGCCACGCCGCTGGTGCCGGGCTCCTGCACGCTGCCGCTGCCCGGCATCATGGCCGCCATCGTCGACGAGACCGGCAAGGACGTTCCCAACGGCGCCGGCGGCATGCTGGTGGTCAAGCGTCCCTGGCCCTCGATGATCCGCACCATCTGGGGCGACCCGGAGCGGTTCAAGAAGAGCTACTTCCCCGAGGAGATGGGCGGCAAGCTCTACCTGGCCGGCGACGGCGCGGTGCGCGATGCAAAGCGCGGCTACTTCCGCATCACCGGCCGCATCGACGACGTGCTCAACGTGTCGGGCCACCGCCTGGGCACCATGGAGATCGAGTCGGCGCTCGTCGCCAAGACCGACCTGGTCGCGGAAGCGGCCGTGGTTGGCCGCCCCGACGACCTGACCGGCGAGGCGATCTGCGCCTTCGTGGTCCTCAAGCGCGCGCGGCCCTCGGGCGAGGAAGCCAAGCAGATCGCCGCCGACCTGCGCAACTGGGTCGCCAAAGAGATCGGCCCCATCGCCAAGCCCAAGGACATCCGCTTCGGCGACAACCTGCCCAAGACCCGCAGCGGCAAGATCATGCGCCGCCTGCTGCGCTCCATCGCCAAGGGCGAGGCCATCACGCAGGACGTATCGACGCTGGAAAACCCCGCCATCCTCGAGCAGTTGGCGCAGACCAACTGA
- a CDS encoding TIGR00645 family protein has protein sequence MKNPNTGQIPPNALRPLPSLIFASRWLQLPLYLGLIAAQAVYVFHFWVELVHLLEAAFGSQDALQQLVTSIGYKQQANVGALNETIIMLVVLALIDVVMISNLLIMVIVGGYETFVSRMKLETHPDQPEWLSHVNASVLKVKLATAIIGISSIHLLKTFINADNYSDKVLIAQTAIHITFLLSAMAIAYTDRLMSTPAPQRH, from the coding sequence ATGAAAAACCCGAACACGGGCCAGATCCCGCCCAACGCGCTGCGCCCCCTCCCCAGCCTGATATTCGCCAGCCGCTGGCTTCAGCTGCCGCTTTACCTCGGGCTGATTGCTGCGCAGGCGGTGTACGTCTTCCACTTCTGGGTCGAACTGGTCCACCTGCTGGAGGCGGCGTTCGGCAGCCAGGACGCGTTGCAGCAGCTGGTCACCAGCATCGGCTACAAGCAGCAGGCGAACGTCGGCGCGCTGAACGAGACCATCATCATGCTGGTCGTGCTGGCCCTGATCGACGTGGTCATGATCTCCAACCTGCTGATCATGGTGATCGTGGGCGGCTACGAGACCTTCGTCAGCCGCATGAAGCTGGAGACCCACCCCGACCAGCCCGAATGGCTGAGCCATGTGAATGCCTCGGTGCTCAAAGTGAAGCTGGCCACCGCCATCATCGGCATCTCGTCGATCCACCTGCTCAAGACCTTCATCAACGCCGACAACTACTCCGACAAGGTGCTGATCGCGCAGACCGCGATCCACATCACCTTCCTGCTGTCGGCCATGGCGATCGCCTACACCGACCGCCTCATGAGCACCCCCGCTCCGCAACGGCACTAG
- the fumC gene encoding class II fumarate hydratase, with product MKTRQERDTFGPIEVPADRLWGAQTQRSLQNFDISGERQPAEIIRALVQVKRACAVVNQRLGLLAPDKATAIVAAADEVLAGRHGEEFPLVVWQTGSGTQTNMNVNEVLANRASELMGGARGEGRLVHPNDDVNRSQSSNDVFPTAMHLAAVEAIERRLLPSLATLKGTLATKAGAFRDIVKIGRTHLQDATPLTLGQEFSGYAAQLEQAERHLRDALPHLCELALGGTAVGTGLNAPPGFAQEVAAELARLTGLPLVSAANKFEVMAAADALVHAHGALKTLAAALMKIANDIRWMASGPRSGIGEIAIPENEPGSSIMPGKVNPTQSEALTMLCCQVFGNDVAINLGGASGNFELNVFRPMIAHNFQQSARLLADGMRSFNEHCAVGIAPNRERIAELVERSLMLVTALNPHIGYDKAAQIAKKAHGEGSSLREAAIATGFVTAEQFDEWVRPERMV from the coding sequence ATGAAGACGCGGCAAGAACGCGACACTTTCGGTCCGATCGAGGTGCCGGCAGACCGCTTGTGGGGCGCCCAGACCCAGCGATCGCTGCAGAACTTCGATATTTCCGGCGAGCGGCAGCCGGCGGAAATCATCCGTGCCCTGGTTCAGGTCAAGCGCGCCTGCGCGGTCGTCAACCAGCGCCTGGGCCTGCTTGCGCCGGACAAGGCCACGGCGATCGTGGCTGCGGCCGACGAAGTGCTGGCGGGGCGGCACGGCGAGGAGTTCCCGCTGGTGGTCTGGCAGACCGGCTCCGGCACCCAGACCAACATGAACGTCAACGAGGTGCTGGCCAACCGTGCCAGCGAGCTGATGGGCGGTGCGCGCGGCGAAGGCCGCCTGGTGCATCCCAACGACGACGTGAACCGGAGCCAGTCGTCCAACGACGTGTTTCCCACGGCCATGCACCTGGCTGCGGTGGAGGCCATCGAACGCCGCCTGCTGCCTTCGCTGGCGACCTTGAAAGGCACGCTGGCGACGAAGGCCGGGGCGTTCCGGGACATCGTCAAGATCGGGCGCACGCACCTGCAGGACGCGACGCCGCTGACACTGGGCCAGGAGTTCTCCGGCTATGCGGCGCAACTGGAACAGGCCGAGCGGCACCTGCGGGACGCCTTGCCGCACCTGTGCGAGCTGGCCCTGGGCGGGACGGCGGTGGGCACGGGGCTGAACGCGCCGCCCGGCTTCGCGCAGGAGGTGGCTGCGGAACTGGCCCGCTTGACCGGCCTGCCGCTGGTCAGCGCCGCCAACAAGTTCGAGGTGATGGCGGCCGCCGATGCCCTGGTGCACGCGCACGGCGCGCTCAAGACCCTGGCCGCGGCCCTCATGAAGATCGCCAACGACATCCGCTGGATGGCCAGCGGCCCGCGCAGCGGCATCGGCGAGATCGCGATTCCCGAGAATGAGCCGGGCTCCTCGATCATGCCCGGCAAGGTGAACCCGACGCAGAGCGAGGCGCTGACCATGCTGTGCTGCCAGGTGTTCGGCAACGACGTCGCCATCAACCTCGGCGGCGCCTCCGGCAACTTCGAGCTGAATGTGTTCCGGCCGATGATCGCGCACAACTTTCAGCAAAGCGCGCGGCTGCTGGCCGACGGCATGCGCAGCTTCAACGAACACTGCGCGGTGGGCATAGCTCCGAACCGCGAGCGCATCGCCGAACTGGTGGAGCGCTCGCTGATGCTGGTGACGGCGCTCAACCCGCACATCGGTTACGACAAGGCCGCGCAGATCGCCAAGAAGGCGCACGGCGAAGGCAGCAGCCTGCGCGAGGCGGCCATCGCCACGGGCTTCGTCACCGCCGAACAGTTCGACGAGTGGGTGAGGCCCGAGCGAATGGTCTGA
- a CDS encoding fumarate hydratase translates to MPTTIKAADLIESIAGALQYISYYHPADYISHLARAYEREQSPAAKDAIAQILTNSKMSATGHRPICQDTGIVNVFLKIGMDCKLEGFTGSLEDAVNEGVRRGYLHPDNTLRASVVADPQFDRKNTKDNTPAVVNVQLVPGNTVDVAVAAKGGGSENKSKLVMLNPSDSIVDWVLKTVPTMGAGWCPPGMLGIGIGGTMEKAALLAKESLMEDIDMYELQGKSARGEKLSKVEELRLELYEKVNALGIGAQGLGGLTTVLDVKIKMYATHAAGKPVAMIPNCAATRHAHFVLDGSGPVYLDPPSLDLWPQVAWTADTKKSRRVNLDTLSKEEIASWKAGDTLLLNGKMLTGRDAAHKRIQDMLAKGEPLPVDFTNRTIYYVGPVDPVRDEVVGPAGPTTATRMDKFTDMMLAQTGLIAMIGKSERGPEAIEAIRKHKAAYLMAVGGAAYLVSKAIKKSKVLGFGDLGMEAIYEFEVVDMPVTVAVDAGGTSVHNTGPAEWQKKIATGEFKNIPVAAA, encoded by the coding sequence ATGCCCACGACCATCAAAGCCGCTGACCTGATCGAATCCATCGCTGGTGCACTGCAGTACATCAGCTACTACCACCCGGCCGACTACATCTCGCATCTGGCCCGCGCCTACGAGCGCGAGCAGAGCCCGGCGGCCAAGGACGCGATTGCGCAGATCCTGACCAACAGCAAGATGAGCGCGACGGGCCACCGCCCGATCTGCCAGGACACCGGCATCGTCAACGTCTTCCTCAAGATCGGCATGGACTGCAAGCTGGAAGGCTTCACGGGCAGCCTGGAAGACGCCGTGAACGAGGGCGTGCGCCGCGGCTACCTGCACCCGGACAACACCCTGCGCGCCTCGGTGGTCGCCGATCCGCAGTTCGATCGCAAGAACACCAAGGACAACACCCCGGCCGTCGTCAACGTGCAGCTGGTACCGGGCAACACGGTGGACGTGGCCGTGGCCGCCAAGGGCGGCGGCAGCGAGAACAAGAGCAAGCTGGTGATGCTCAACCCGAGCGACTCCATCGTCGACTGGGTGCTCAAGACCGTGCCGACCATGGGCGCGGGCTGGTGCCCGCCCGGCATGCTGGGCATCGGCATCGGCGGCACCATGGAGAAGGCTGCCCTGCTCGCCAAGGAGTCGCTGATGGAGGACATCGACATGTACGAGCTGCAGGGCAAGTCGGCCCGCGGCGAGAAGCTGTCGAAGGTCGAGGAGCTGCGCCTGGAGCTGTACGAGAAGGTCAATGCCCTGGGCATCGGCGCGCAAGGCCTGGGCGGCCTGACCACGGTGCTGGACGTCAAGATCAAGATGTACGCGACGCACGCGGCGGGCAAGCCGGTGGCGATGATCCCCAACTGCGCGGCCACGCGCCACGCGCATTTCGTGCTGGACGGCTCCGGCCCGGTGTACCTGGATCCGCCCAGCCTGGACCTGTGGCCCCAGGTGGCATGGACCGCCGACACGAAGAAGAGCCGCCGTGTCAACCTCGACACCCTGAGCAAGGAAGAGATCGCCAGCTGGAAGGCCGGCGACACGCTGCTGCTGAACGGCAAGATGCTGACCGGCCGCGACGCCGCGCACAAGCGCATCCAGGACATGCTGGCCAAGGGCGAGCCGCTGCCGGTGGACTTCACCAACCGCACGATCTACTACGTCGGCCCGGTCGACCCGGTGCGCGACGAGGTCGTCGGCCCGGCCGGCCCGACCACCGCCACCCGCATGGACAAGTTCACCGACATGATGCTGGCCCAGACCGGCCTGATCGCGATGATCGGCAAGTCCGAGCGCGGCCCCGAGGCCATCGAGGCGATCCGCAAGCACAAGGCGGCCTACCTGATGGCCGTGGGCGGCGCGGCCTACCTGGTGTCCAAGGCGATCAAGAAGTCCAAGGTGCTGGGCTTCGGCGACCTCGGCATGGAAGCCATCTACGAGTTCGAAGTGGTCGACATGCCGGTCACCGTGGCGGTGGACGCCGGCGGCACCAGCGTGCACAACACCGGCCCGGCCGAGTGGCAGAAGAAGATCGCCACCGGCGAGTTCAAGAACATCCCGGTCGCCGCGGCCTGA
- the murI gene encoding glutamate racemase — protein MRHDARAPVGVFDSGVGGLSILRALRAELPREDYVYFADTGHAPYGERGDAFVIERCRAILGELVQAHRIKGLVVACNTATAAAIHLIREEHPGLPVVAVEPALKPASVLTLTGRVAVFGTRGTVTSSRVAALRDSLQHLAQFVLQPCDGLAAAIERHDTTAIQALCEKYVLDAGPFGAAPGEIDTLVLGCTHYPFAQDVLQRFAGPAVRMVETGAPVARQTRRLLDAAGLLRPAPGRGSCRLLTTGSQQALEQAATRWL, from the coding sequence ATGCGGCACGATGCCCGCGCCCCTGTCGGTGTGTTCGACAGCGGCGTCGGCGGCCTGAGCATCCTGCGGGCCTTGCGCGCCGAGTTGCCGCGCGAGGACTACGTCTACTTCGCCGACACCGGCCACGCGCCCTACGGCGAACGCGGCGACGCGTTCGTGATCGAGCGCTGCCGCGCCATCCTCGGCGAACTGGTGCAGGCGCATCGCATCAAGGGTTTGGTCGTCGCGTGCAACACGGCGACGGCGGCAGCCATCCATCTGATCCGCGAAGAACACCCCGGATTGCCCGTGGTGGCCGTGGAACCGGCCTTGAAGCCGGCGTCGGTCCTCACCCTCACCGGCCGGGTCGCCGTGTTCGGCACGCGCGGCACCGTCACCAGCTCCCGCGTCGCGGCACTGCGCGATTCGCTGCAGCACCTCGCGCAGTTCGTCCTGCAGCCGTGCGACGGGCTGGCGGCCGCGATCGAACGCCACGACACAACAGCGATCCAGGCGCTGTGTGAAAAGTACGTACTGGACGCGGGCCCCTTCGGCGCGGCACCCGGCGAGATCGACACGCTGGTGCTCGGCTGCACCCACTACCCGTTCGCGCAGGACGTGCTGCAACGGTTCGCGGGCCCTGCCGTGCGCATGGTCGAAACCGGCGCGCCGGTCGCGCGCCAGACCCGCCGCCTGCTCGACGCCGCCGGGCTGCTGCGCCCGGCACCCGGCCGCGGATCGTGCCGGCTGCTCACCACCGGTTCCCAGCAGGCCCTGGAACAGGCCGCCACGCGCTGGCTCTGA
- a CDS encoding MFS transporter yields the protein MALFSQDALNPGVRKREVFGWAMYDFANSGYTTVVITAVFAAYFVGGVAQKAEWATFAWTLALSISYAIVMFTMPSIGAYADLRAAKKRVLALVTAGCVVATAALALAQPGSVVLAMLLIIVSNTFYNWGESLTAAFLPELARSDSLGKVSGWGWGFGYFGGMLALGICLGYVLWAQARGIPAAQFVPVTMLITAAIYGLASLATFKLLRERAVPNPQALQQGGLAASLQQIKRTFAQARRYRDFMWLLACAVFYQGGVAVAIALAAIYAESVIGFQPQETMVLIFVLNLAAAAGAFAWGYLQDRIGHKLALGSTIVGWVAVCVIAALSSTKGQFWWAASIAGLCMGSSQSAGRAMAGMFAPPRQLAEFYGLWTFAVRLSSIIGPLTYGAITWSTGGNQRLAILSTAALFVVGLFLLLKVDVQRGRAAALQAA from the coding sequence ATGGCCCTGTTTTCCCAGGATGCGCTGAATCCCGGCGTGCGCAAGCGCGAGGTCTTCGGCTGGGCGATGTACGACTTCGCCAACTCCGGCTACACCACGGTCGTCATCACTGCCGTCTTCGCCGCCTACTTCGTCGGCGGCGTTGCACAGAAGGCGGAATGGGCGACTTTCGCCTGGACGCTGGCGCTGAGCATCTCCTATGCCATCGTCATGTTCACCATGCCCAGCATCGGCGCCTATGCCGATCTGCGGGCCGCCAAGAAGCGCGTGCTGGCGCTGGTCACCGCCGGTTGCGTGGTCGCCACCGCGGCGCTGGCCCTGGCCCAGCCGGGGTCGGTGGTGCTGGCGATGCTGCTGATCATCGTCTCCAACACCTTCTACAACTGGGGTGAATCGCTCACCGCGGCCTTCCTGCCCGAACTCGCAAGGTCCGACTCGCTCGGCAAGGTCAGCGGCTGGGGCTGGGGCTTCGGCTACTTCGGCGGCATGCTGGCGCTGGGCATCTGCCTGGGCTATGTGCTGTGGGCCCAGGCCCGGGGCATCCCGGCCGCCCAGTTCGTTCCGGTGACGATGCTGATCACCGCCGCCATCTACGGACTGGCTTCCCTGGCCACCTTCAAGCTGCTGCGGGAGCGGGCGGTGCCCAATCCGCAGGCCCTGCAGCAGGGCGGGCTGGCGGCCTCGCTGCAGCAGATCAAGCGCACCTTCGCGCAGGCGCGGCGCTACCGCGACTTCATGTGGCTGCTGGCCTGCGCGGTGTTCTACCAGGGCGGCGTCGCGGTGGCCATCGCGCTGGCGGCCATCTACGCCGAGAGCGTGATCGGGTTCCAACCGCAGGAGACCATGGTCCTGATCTTCGTGCTGAACCTGGCCGCTGCCGCCGGCGCATTCGCCTGGGGCTACCTGCAGGACCGCATCGGCCACAAGTTGGCCCTGGGCAGCACCATCGTGGGCTGGGTCGCGGTGTGCGTGATCGCCGCGCTATCCAGCACCAAGGGCCAGTTCTGGTGGGCCGCGTCCATCGCCGGCCTGTGCATGGGGTCCAGCCAGTCGGCCGGCCGCGCGATGGCCGGCATGTTCGCCCCGCCCAGGCAACTGGCCGAGTTCTACGGCCTGTGGACCTTCGCCGTGCGGCTGTCCAGCATCATCGGCCCGCTCACCTATGGGGCCATCACGTGGTCCACCGGCGGCAACCAGCGGCTCGCGATCCTGTCGACCGCGGCGTTGTTCGTGGTCGGCCTGTTCTTGCTGCTGAAAGTGGACGTACAGCGCGGGCGCGCCGCGGCGCTGCAAGCTGCCTAG
- a CDS encoding DUF6806 family protein — protein sequence MANYNAPFEIHVHGDVPLRADVTYAQLQEALKPLWKYAGAKSLADAAESAYEEEPGIKFDAPEHLLRMCWTVPGDEDFRQSLDEMCMSLNELSEQGAAIEVTFYDAEFDEEEEPPEAESRDDFVMLFVGPTPAAIMQVQRDLLVEDVINLMERHFDAAELGGVVGEVDKLFSQRFDALVNSLELGKPPRGSGGAGGSGHGGGRRPRHLH from the coding sequence ATGGCCAACTACAACGCCCCCTTCGAGATCCATGTGCATGGCGACGTGCCGCTGCGCGCCGACGTGACCTACGCTCAGTTGCAGGAAGCGCTGAAGCCCCTCTGGAAATACGCGGGCGCCAAATCGCTGGCCGACGCCGCGGAGAGCGCGTACGAGGAAGAGCCGGGCATCAAGTTTGACGCGCCCGAGCACCTGCTGCGCATGTGCTGGACGGTGCCGGGTGACGAGGACTTCCGCCAGTCGCTCGACGAGATGTGCATGAGCCTGAACGAGTTGTCGGAGCAGGGCGCAGCCATCGAGGTGACCTTCTATGACGCCGAGTTCGACGAAGAGGAAGAGCCGCCCGAAGCCGAGTCGCGCGACGATTTTGTGATGCTGTTCGTCGGCCCGACACCGGCGGCGATCATGCAGGTGCAACGCGACCTGCTGGTGGAGGACGTGATCAACCTCATGGAGCGCCACTTCGACGCCGCCGAACTGGGCGGCGTGGTCGGCGAGGTCGACAAACTGTTCTCGCAGCGCTTCGACGCGCTGGTCAACTCACTGGAATTGGGCAAGCCGCCGCGCGGCTCCGGAGGCGCCGGCGGCAGCGGCCACGGCGGCGGACGCCGGCCACGGCACTTGCACTAA
- a CDS encoding Bug family tripartite tricarboxylate transporter substrate binding protein, giving the protein MMNRRTTLWKLLLATAVAGATLLPAAMAQAQAFPNRAIKFIVPFPPGSGTDTSARYFGRKLTELTGQPVVVENKPGGNGFIAVKAVLAAPADGYTVFVGSNSTLAVNVALFKQLPYDPQADFAPLSMMMRAPTVVVVPPQSPYKTLGELIAAAKAKPGKLNHGGGSAGYQLMNEALKEKAGVDILNVPYKGASDALTAVAGGSVDLAFADITASTELIKGGKVRVLAVASDRRAAALPNVPHMGEAGLPGFGAYVWVGAMVSAKTPRPEAAKLAELLAQIERLPETREFYEKLGAETMNGGAEEMRQFQAQEIAQWKRLAAKTGVQQE; this is encoded by the coding sequence ATGATGAATCGACGCACTACCCTCTGGAAACTGCTCCTGGCCACCGCCGTGGCAGGCGCAACCCTGCTGCCGGCGGCCATGGCCCAGGCGCAGGCCTTTCCCAACCGGGCCATCAAGTTCATCGTGCCCTTCCCGCCGGGCAGCGGCACCGACACCTCGGCGCGCTACTTCGGCCGCAAGCTCACCGAGCTCACCGGCCAGCCGGTGGTGGTGGAGAACAAGCCGGGCGGCAATGGCTTCATCGCCGTCAAGGCGGTGCTGGCCGCGCCCGCCGACGGCTACACGGTGTTCGTCGGCAGCAACTCCACGCTGGCGGTGAACGTGGCGCTGTTCAAGCAGCTGCCCTACGACCCGCAGGCGGACTTCGCGCCGCTGTCCATGATGATGCGGGCGCCCACCGTCGTGGTGGTGCCGCCCCAGTCGCCCTACAAGACCCTGGGCGAGCTGATCGCCGCGGCCAAGGCGAAGCCGGGCAAGCTGAACCACGGCGGCGGCTCCGCCGGCTACCAGCTGATGAACGAAGCGCTCAAGGAGAAGGCCGGCGTCGACATCCTCAACGTGCCGTACAAGGGCGCATCCGACGCGCTGACGGCGGTGGCGGGCGGATCGGTGGACCTGGCCTTCGCCGACATCACCGCTTCCACCGAGCTGATCAAGGGCGGCAAGGTGCGCGTGTTGGCGGTCGCCTCCGACCGCCGCGCGGCGGCGCTGCCGAACGTGCCGCACATGGGTGAAGCCGGTCTGCCGGGCTTCGGCGCCTACGTCTGGGTCGGCGCGATGGTGTCGGCCAAGACGCCGCGCCCGGAAGCCGCGAAGCTGGCGGAGCTGCTGGCGCAGATCGAACGCCTGCCGGAGACGCGCGAGTTCTACGAAAAACTGGGCGCCGAAACCATGAACGGCGGCGCCGAGGAAATGCGCCAGTTCCAGGCCCAGGAGATCGCCCAATGGAAGCGCCTGGCCGCCAAGACGGGCGTGCAGCAGGAATAG
- a CDS encoding acyl-CoA dehydrogenase family protein, whose translation MFAEAIEDILRDRCTPAVVRAIEQGGDPLPLWRALSDAGFLDLLRPEEEGGAGLPLPELYPVVAQFGRYAAPLPLAQAIGARALVGPGVALPDGPLTLAPALRRRSDGSLHAPLVPFGAIAQHVLAADGDRLVLLSCAEVRRIATGIPNSQAATLVWADDRGLERLAGDAAALSPLAAALQAALLAGGMTRVFEMTLQYCNERSQFGRTLGKFQAIQHQLAVMAELVAASGIAAEAAFQAPGRVPRLLPAAMAKARASEAAPDVANTAHALHGAIGVTEEYDLQLFTRRLHEGRTAHGSESYWNHIVGEQVLASSGTLAEFVRAA comes from the coding sequence ATGTTCGCTGAAGCCATCGAAGATATCCTGCGCGACCGCTGCACGCCCGCCGTGGTCCGCGCCATCGAGCAAGGCGGCGATCCGCTGCCGCTGTGGCGGGCTCTCTCCGACGCCGGCTTCCTGGACCTGCTGCGGCCCGAGGAAGAGGGTGGCGCGGGGCTGCCGCTGCCCGAGCTGTACCCGGTCGTCGCCCAGTTCGGCCGCTATGCCGCGCCGCTGCCGCTCGCACAGGCGATCGGCGCCCGCGCCCTGGTCGGACCCGGCGTCGCCTTGCCCGACGGCCCCCTGACGCTGGCGCCCGCGCTGCGCCGGCGCAGCGACGGCAGCCTGCACGCGCCGCTGGTGCCTTTCGGCGCCATCGCGCAGCACGTGCTGGCCGCCGACGGCGACCGGCTGGTGCTGCTGTCCTGCGCCGAGGTGCGCCGGATCGCCACCGGCATCCCGAACAGCCAGGCCGCGACGCTGGTGTGGGCGGATGACCGCGGGCTCGAGCGCCTGGCGGGCGATGCAGCCGCGTTGTCGCCGCTCGCCGCGGCCCTGCAGGCGGCGCTGCTCGCCGGCGGCATGACCCGGGTGTTCGAGATGACGCTGCAGTACTGCAACGAGCGCAGCCAGTTCGGCCGCACGCTGGGCAAGTTCCAGGCGATCCAGCACCAGCTGGCCGTCATGGCCGAACTGGTGGCCGCCTCCGGCATCGCCGCCGAAGCCGCGTTCCAGGCGCCGGGCCGCGTGCCACGCCTGCTGCCGGCCGCGATGGCCAAGGCCCGCGCCAGCGAGGCCGCGCCGGACGTGGCCAACACCGCGCACGCGCTGCACGGCGCCATCGGCGTCACCGAGGAATACGACCTGCAGCTGTTCACCCGGCGGCTGCACGAGGGCCGCACGGCGCACGGGTCGGAGAGCTATTGGAACCACATCGTCGGCGAGCAGGTGCTTGCCAGCAGCGGCACGCTCGCCGAGTTCGTTCGCGCCGCCTGA